Genomic DNA from Corallococcus macrosporus:
TCGCTAGCCGAAACCCGACCACCGATGGTGGACGCGTACTTGTCATCACTGCCGACCGGCCCGGATCACTTGTTCTGTCCTGGGCGGCCAGGGAACTCGTGCGGTATGCACAAGGCCGCATAACTGAGCCCCCGGCTGACTTGTTCGGGGACAAGGGGAGCGTGATCCGCGATGCGCTTCATGCTTCGAGCGTATCGCTGCGCGCGGCTGCCCGGCCGTCATGGTTGGCGGTTCAAGCCGAACGTGTGGTCCTTGGGCTCGTCCGCAAGATGAGTCAGACAAGGCATGGGGGCATTGTCGCCGTTCAACGGGAGGCGCCTTCGGAAGCGCAGAGTGCTTCGGTGAAGCTCGTCATGAGAAATCCCGAAATTCTGGCGCAGGCGGTGCGTGAGTATTTTGTTGCTGGAGGGAAATGGTGGACGGCTGCTTTTGCCTCTCCCGAGACGCTTGAGAGGCGACGTGAGCGTGATAGAGCTCGGACCTCATTCGATAATGCGAAACGTGAACTCGATGCTCTTGTCGAGGACGTGGGGCAGATGACGGCTATCGACAATGCCCTTCTGCTGGCGCGCGACCTTCAAGTTATTGGGGCCGGCTACCACGTCTCCTCGTCGCAAAGACTAAAGGTATACGAAGCAACTGATCCGGCGGGAGTGATACGCAGAGAGTACGACCTTCAAGCCCATGGTGCTCGCCACCATGCCGCCGCCGCTTTCGCGGATCAGTACCCTGGCGCCGTTGCGTTCATTGCTTCTGAAGACGGTCCTTTGAAGTGCTTTTACAAGGTGGGCGATCAGGTCCTTTTCTGGCGGCTTCGTTTGCCGGACTTGTGAACAGGCTCAGCGCCAACTCCTGCAGCTGTAGTCTGGAAAAAGCCGCAGTCGCCCTCTTATTGAAGAAACAGGAGAGGGGAGGACCCAGGCTTTCATGCTGTAGCCATCGGCCACAGAAAAGCAGGCGCCGGAAGCAAGGCTGGTCGGTCGTCTCTCAACGGAACTGGATGCGCTTGGCTGCAGCCGCGCTTCTGCAGACGCGAGGTGCATGCAATGGCAGAGGAATACGTGAAGGCGCTGCTGGAACGAGCGCAGCGCAAGAGTATGTGGGCCTTTCGGATGATGCGGGGCATCGAGCGCACTATGCCGTCCACCACCTGTTGCTGCTTTCGGAGTGGGACGCGGATGCGCGCGTGCCGATGTGTTGGCATACGCACGTAGGGCGTTGGGCGAAGGTGGCATTCTGCGGTGGACGCTTCCTGAATAAGGGCAAGAAGTCCGTGGGCACAGGACGCCAATACCCCGTGCTTTCCGCAGCGGCCCTTCGCGTCCGCCGGTGTGCGTGCTTGTGGGTGACGCGCTTGGTGGACTTGCACCGCCACTCCGCCATCCGCTTCGTCACGCCCGATGACAGGCACTTCGGTCGTGAGGGCGCGCTGCTTGTCCGACGTCGCGAGGTGTACCACCGCGCTCGCGACTGCCACCCAGAGCGCTGGAGCCGCGGCACGCGCAACTGGACGCCGATGGGCCCTGTCCGTCTCGGCCCAGCTCCAAACTTCACCTCGGTAGTGCTGGAGATGAAGCGCATCGGCTGAACCTTCTCGCGCGACAACCACTTTGACGCTC
This window encodes:
- a CDS encoding putative sensor domain DACNV-containing protein, producing MKEPSSEDAREIVEGILELCDELFFASLATEEGEAVRPQIVVAPKGPDGLRKVLDSSLGADTGEDWGPPYAWRVIALSNPQPFTASSIAKLAVAAGGGRSALVVSPGAEELEITGIASRNPTTDGGRVLVITADRPGSLVLSWAARELVRYAQGRITEPPADLFGDKGSVIRDALHASSVSLRAAARPSWLAVQAERVVLGLVRKMSQTRHGGIVAVQREAPSEAQSASVKLVMRNPEILAQAVREYFVAGGKWWTAAFASPETLERRRERDRARTSFDNAKRELDALVEDVGQMTAIDNALLLARDLQVIGAGYHVSSSQRLKVYEATDPAGVIRREYDLQAHGARHHAAAAFADQYPGAVAFIASEDGPLKCFYKVGDQVLFWRLRLPDL